In Hominilimicola fabiformis, the following proteins share a genomic window:
- a CDS encoding metal ABC transporter substrate-binding protein: MKKIIKLIPLMLILVLALTSCQKNAENSGKPKVYTSFYAMYDFTKTIGGDDIDLTNIVPTGTEPHDFEPTASDMAKLSEADIFIYNGVGMESWADKIIETLPQNVKVICTSEQIPTDGNDPHIWLSPQNAKLQMQAICNVLSEVDSKNAQNYINRLDSYLTQIDEVDTEYKNAELDGKTIFVTHGAYSYLCNDYGMKQVALEGVTGDSDPSPSQMAKVVDQIKSEGISCIFYDPLEGDKMAQAVANEADIQALPLYTFEGDSESRDYVTVMKANLEELKKGI, from the coding sequence ATGAAAAAAATTATAAAGCTGATACCACTAATGCTTATACTTGTTTTGGCATTGACATCGTGTCAAAAAAACGCTGAAAACAGCGGCAAACCAAAGGTATACACATCATTTTATGCAATGTATGACTTTACGAAAACAATCGGAGGTGACGATATAGATCTAACAAACATAGTACCGACAGGAACAGAGCCGCACGATTTTGAGCCGACTGCGTCTGATATGGCGAAACTTTCGGAGGCTGACATATTTATATATAACGGCGTCGGAATGGAAAGCTGGGCGGACAAAATAATCGAAACACTTCCGCAGAACGTAAAAGTTATATGCACATCGGAACAGATACCGACAGACGGAAACGATCCGCATATTTGGCTTAGTCCGCAGAATGCAAAATTGCAAATGCAGGCAATATGCAACGTGTTGTCAGAGGTGGACAGCAAAAATGCACAGAACTATATAAACAGACTTGACAGTTATCTAACTCAAATTGATGAGGTAGACACCGAGTACAAAAATGCCGAACTTGACGGTAAGACGATATTTGTAACACACGGTGCGTACAGCTATCTTTGCAACGATTACGGTATGAAACAAGTTGCGCTTGAGGGGGTTACAGGTGACAGTGATCCGTCACCGTCACAAATGGCAAAGGTGGTTGACCAAATAAAGAGCGAGGGCATAAGCTGTATTTTCTATGATCCGCTTGAGGGTGACAAAATGGCACAGGCGGTTGCGAATGAGGCTGATATTCAGGCACTTCCGCTTTATACTTTTGAGGGTGACAGCGAAAGTCGTGACTATGTAACGGTTATGAAAGCAAATCTTGAGGAACTAAAGAAGGGGATTTAA
- a CDS encoding YoaK family protein, with the protein MKASKQISESLPIMILLTLSGGFMDAYSYLCRGEVFANAQTGNILLFGVNLSMGHWSKALQYVCPVLAFAIGIAAAEFVRRKFTNRKHVHWRQIIVFCEAVILFGVMFIPQELNLLANSLTSLACGAQVESFRKIQGNGMATTMCIGNLRMATQSICDYWFTKDKPAMEKGFLFFGIIAIFTIGAIMGNVSVRLFSEKAILVSSILLITAFSIMLINKED; encoded by the coding sequence ATGAAAGCATCAAAACAGATTTCAGAATCACTTCCGATTATGATACTGCTCACATTGTCCGGTGGATTTATGGACGCATACAGTTATCTTTGCAGAGGTGAAGTTTTTGCAAATGCGCAGACGGGTAACATACTTTTGTTCGGTGTTAATTTGTCAATGGGGCATTGGAGCAAGGCACTCCAATATGTGTGTCCTGTTTTGGCATTTGCGATTGGTATTGCGGCGGCAGAATTTGTGAGAAGAAAGTTTACAAACAGAAAACACGTTCACTGGCGACAGATAATTGTATTTTGCGAGGCAGTGATATTATTCGGCGTAATGTTTATACCGCAGGAACTGAATTTGCTTGCAAACAGTCTTACATCGCTTGCGTGCGGTGCACAGGTTGAAAGTTTCAGAAAGATACAGGGCAACGGTATGGCGACTACAATGTGCATAGGTAACTTGCGTATGGCAACGCAATCGATATGTGATTATTGGTTTACAAAAGACAAACCCGCAATGGAAAAAGGATTTTTGTTTTTCGGCATAATTGCAATATTTACGATAGGTGCGATTATGGGTAACGTATCTGTCAGATTATTCAGCGAAAAGGCTATTTTGGTAAGCAGTATATTGCTGATAACGGCGTTTTCGATTATGCTTATTAATAAGGAAGATTGA
- a CDS encoding metal ABC transporter ATP-binding protein, giving the protein MEQEILKIENLYFDYSDTSVLRDVNFTLHKGDFLGIIGANGAGKSTLIKIILKILPYNKGKITLFGEDLSKFKENYKIGYVSQKANSFNSDFPATVKEVVMANLYSRRGLFKRYRKEDYEKLSTVLEKVGMSGYENRLIGNLSGGQQQRIFIARALISEPELLLMDEPTVGVDAKSVRQIMDIISELNKQGMTIIMTNHDTPELVRVSDKLLIFCEHGNGEFVSRNDLTMQQINEIFAGKRVHHHG; this is encoded by the coding sequence ATGGAACAGGAAATTTTAAAAATTGAAAATTTGTATTTTGATTATTCCGATACATCTGTATTGCGTGATGTGAATTTTACATTACATAAGGGTGATTTTCTCGGTATAATCGGTGCAAACGGTGCGGGAAAAAGTACACTGATAAAAATAATTTTAAAAATTTTGCCGTACAACAAGGGTAAAATAACACTTTTCGGAGAAGATTTATCGAAGTTTAAAGAAAATTATAAAATCGGTTATGTTTCTCAAAAAGCAAATTCGTTTAACAGCGATTTCCCTGCAACGGTTAAAGAGGTTGTAATGGCAAATCTGTACAGCAGACGCGGACTTTTTAAACGCTACAGAAAAGAGGATTACGAAAAACTAAGTACAGTGCTTGAAAAAGTGGGAATGTCGGGATACGAAAACCGACTGATCGGTAATTTGTCGGGTGGTCAGCAACAGAGGATATTTATTGCAAGAGCGTTGATTTCAGAGCCTGAACTGTTGCTTATGGACGAGCCGACAGTCGGAGTTGATGCGAAGTCGGTAAGACAGATTATGGACATAATAAGCGAACTCAACAAACAGGGAATGACGATTATTATGACAAACCACGATACTCCGGAACTTGTCAGAGTATCGGACAAACTTTTAATATTCTGCGAACACGGCAACGGAGAATTTGTAAGCCGAAACGACCTTACAATGCAACAGATAAACGAAATATTTGCAGGAAAGAGGGTGCATCATCATGGATAA
- a CDS encoding metal ABC transporter permease, translated as MDNIFQYAFMQRAFVVAAIIAVIAPCIGVSIVLKRLSAIGDATSHSALAGIAFGLLLGINPILGAVMFSIFAVIGIEVFRKSFGKYSEIATVVVMSAGIGLTAVLSGFITNGSTNINSFLFGSIVAITDFELYLTIGLGIAVIITSILLYKELFFVTFDEEAAKLAGVPVGGINLVLMLLTAVTVSVASRIVGALMISSLLVIPVAAAMMIAKSYKQTIWWSIAFAEFFTVAGLFISYYLDLRPGGTIVLLGVVFLIVIIACTSKRRR; from the coding sequence ATGGATAATATTTTTCAGTACGCATTTATGCAAAGAGCATTTGTAGTTGCGGCAATAATTGCGGTGATTGCACCGTGTATAGGCGTTTCGATTGTACTTAAAAGACTTTCGGCGATAGGTGACGCAACGTCACATTCGGCGCTGGCAGGTATCGCATTCGGACTTTTGCTCGGAATTAATCCGATTTTGGGTGCGGTGATGTTTTCGATTTTTGCGGTTATCGGAATAGAGGTTTTCAGAAAATCATTCGGCAAATATTCGGAAATTGCAACGGTGGTTGTTATGTCGGCGGGTATCGGTCTTACGGCGGTGTTGTCGGGATTTATAACCAACGGCTCAACCAACATAAACAGCTTTTTGTTCGGCTCGATAGTTGCAATAACCGATTTTGAATTGTACTTAACGATTGGACTCGGCATAGCGGTTATTATAACTTCAATATTATTGTATAAAGAATTGTTCTTCGTTACGTTTGACGAAGAGGCGGCAAAGCTTGCGGGAGTGCCTGTCGGCGGTATTAATCTTGTACTTATGTTATTAACGGCGGTTACGGTTTCGGTTGCGTCAAGAATTGTCGGCGCGCTTATGATTTCGTCACTTCTTGTTATACCTGTTGCGGCGGCAATGATGATTGCGAAAAGCTATAAGCAGACAATATGGTGGTCAATCGCGTTTGCGGAATTTTTCACTGTTGCCGGACTATTCATATCGTACTATCTTGACCTCAGACCGGGAGGTACGATTGTGCTTTTGGGTGTTGTATTCTTGATTGTAATAATAGCTTGTACAAGTAAAAGGAGAAGGTGA
- a CDS encoding Fur family transcriptional regulator: MEDINSILSKVGLKCTKQRISVMQVLSDADAPLTVENIYDKVDGMSLSTVYRIAEKLCEKGIVSKHTIQDSDKFYYELINGEHRHYAICLGCKEMRYVDICPVHSPHIDNFTVTGHKLEIYGYCDKCQKKLNTKGR; encoded by the coding sequence ATGGAGGATATAAACAGCATACTTTCAAAAGTAGGTTTAAAATGTACAAAACAGCGTATAAGCGTTATGCAGGTACTGTCGGACGCAGACGCACCTCTTACGGTTGAAAATATATATGACAAGGTTGACGGAATGTCGCTTTCGACCGTTTACAGAATTGCGGAAAAGCTGTGTGAAAAGGGTATAGTTAGTAAGCATACAATTCAAGACAGTGATAAGTTTTATTATGAACTCATAAACGGCGAACACCGTCATTATGCAATATGTCTTGGCTGTAAGGAAATGCGTTACGTCGATATATGCCCCGTACATTCACCGCATATAGATAATTTTACGGTAACGGGACATAAACTTGAAATATACGGCTATTGTGATAAATGTCAAAAGAAATTGAATACAAAAGGACGCTGA
- a CDS encoding stalk domain-containing protein, which produces MKKDFVKGIAVGCALSMAIGGASALADTYRKFLEVAYTDIKVVVNGKPTTPRDSDGTPVKPFISSGTTYLPVRSISNALGQNVDWDSDTSTIYIGDKLETDKVNMAEIEPVEGTHILNSSSATFPLRQVTIVPDNRFAPYSSTLFILDGKYSSLEGLFAVPDRDNDDDINAVQFINEDTDEVLATVSNKRLEKAVDVKVNLIGVDKLRVKAGRISDDNNFEFGYNGGYLYNLYLTPITQK; this is translated from the coding sequence ATGAAAAAGGATTTTGTAAAAGGAATTGCGGTCGGCTGTGCATTGTCAATGGCAATCGGTGGTGCGTCCGCGCTTGCCGATACGTACAGAAAATTTCTTGAAGTGGCTTACACTGACATCAAAGTTGTCGTAAATGGAAAGCCGACAACACCGCGTGACAGTGACGGCACCCCTGTTAAGCCGTTTATCTCTAGCGGCACGACCTATCTGCCCGTAAGATCCATTTCAAACGCTCTGGGACAAAACGTTGATTGGGACAGTGACACAAGCACTATATATATCGGCGATAAATTAGAAACAGACAAAGTTAATATGGCAGAAATCGAGCCAGTTGAAGGTACCCATATTTTAAACAGTTCAAGTGCTACATTTCCCCTTAGACAAGTTACAATTGTTCCTGATAACCGTTTTGCTCCTTATAGTAGTACTTTATTTATTCTTGACGGCAAATATTCTTCTTTAGAAGGCTTATTTGCCGTACCTGATCGTGATAATGATGATGACATAAATGCTGTACAATTCATAAATGAAGATACCGATGAGGTGCTTGCAACAGTTTCAAATAAAAGACTCGAAAAAGCCGTAGATGTTAAAGTAAATCTTATAGGTGTTGATAAGCTTCGAGTTAAAGCCGGTCGTATTTCAGATGATAACAACTTTGAGTTTGGTTATAACGGTGGCTATTTATACAATCTCTACTTAACACCAATAACTCAAAAATAA
- a CDS encoding pyridoxamine kinase has product MKRIVSIQDISCFGKCSLTVALPIISAMGIEACPVPTAVLSTHTGGFTGYTYRDLTNDIPSIADHWKSLDLKFDAVATGYLGSFEQIKIVSDFFDKFKTDDNLIIVDPVMGDKGHFYAGFTEDFALEMKKLCSKADVIVPNLTEAAQLLDEDYIDSGYDEKYIKNLLIRLSNLGSKIVVLTGVSFDDNSQGVMSYNRETGEFSSYFNENIPGYFHSTGDIFSSTLCGALVKGFDMGKAVRIAVDFTVDCIKHTLGSEKEHWYAVKFEECIPDLIEMIK; this is encoded by the coding sequence ATGAAAAGAATTGTGTCAATACAAGATATTTCGTGTTTCGGTAAATGTTCGCTTACCGTTGCGCTTCCTATAATTTCCGCAATGGGTATAGAAGCTTGTCCCGTACCTACGGCGGTACTTTCAACGCATACAGGCGGATTTACAGGCTATACATATCGCGATTTAACGAACGATATTCCGTCTATCGCAGACCATTGGAAAAGCCTTGATTTAAAATTTGACGCAGTTGCAACAGGTTATTTAGGCTCATTTGAGCAGATAAAAATAGTTTCGGACTTTTTCGATAAATTCAAGACCGATGACAACCTTATAATCGTTGATCCCGTAATGGGTGACAAGGGGCATTTTTATGCCGGATTCACCGAAGATTTTGCTTTGGAAATGAAAAAACTTTGTTCAAAAGCCGACGTAATCGTGCCTAACCTTACCGAAGCGGCACAGCTGCTTGACGAGGACTATATCGACAGCGGATATGACGAAAAATATATAAAAAATCTGCTTATACGTCTTTCAAATCTCGGTTCAAAAATTGTCGTTCTTACAGGTGTAAGTTTTGACGATAATTCACAGGGCGTTATGTCCTACAACAGAGAAACAGGCGAATTTTCATCGTACTTTAACGAAAATATTCCCGGTTACTTCCACAGTACAGGCGATATTTTTTCAAGCACCTTGTGCGGTGCATTGGTTAAAGGGTTTGATATGGGTAAGGCGGTTAGGATAGCCGTTGACTTTACGGTTGACTGTATCAAGCACACTTTAGGGAGCGAAAAAGAGCATTGGTACGCGGTTAAATTCGAGGAATGTATCCCCGATTTAATCGAAATGATAAAATAA
- a CDS encoding M14 family metallopeptidase, which translates to MLKDIEMLTDNYNIIERFSIGKSVMQKDIPCLKIGKGKKKLLLSGAYHGLEYLTAAFLIKFVSNYTVKLMTETEYFGYDIKRLYSDITVYVVPMVNPDGVDIALNGLDITNEYHRHLISMVGIHSFNHVWQANSRGVDINHNFDAKWQMVVDKPSPSKYGGEYAESEPETRAITEFVRKEQFDMLLAFHSQGREIYYDFDGMTGENSVEIAKKMAEESGYAVCIPTGTASYGGCKDWFIKEFGKEGFTVEIGTGQNPLPMSMLDEVYDENAKIALCAMHECAYN; encoded by the coding sequence ATGTTGAAAGACATAGAAATGCTTACGGACAATTATAACATTATAGAAAGATTTTCGATAGGAAAGAGTGTTATGCAGAAAGATATTCCGTGTTTGAAAATCGGAAAGGGAAAGAAAAAACTGCTTTTAAGCGGTGCGTATCACGGACTTGAATATCTTACGGCGGCTTTTTTGATAAAATTTGTGTCAAATTACACCGTAAAGCTGATGACGGAAACGGAATATTTCGGGTATGACATAAAAAGGCTGTATTCGGATATTACGGTTTACGTTGTACCTATGGTCAACCCTGACGGCGTAGATATCGCACTTAACGGTCTTGATATTACTAACGAATATCACAGGCACTTAATCAGTATGGTTGGAATACATAGTTTTAATCATGTTTGGCAGGCAAATTCGAGGGGAGTTGATATAAACCATAATTTTGACGCAAAGTGGCAGATGGTTGTCGATAAACCGTCACCGTCAAAATACGGCGGTGAATATGCGGAGTCCGAGCCCGAAACAAGGGCAATTACGGAATTTGTGAGAAAAGAGCAGTTTGATATGTTGTTGGCATTTCACAGTCAAGGCCGTGAGATATATTATGACTTTGACGGTATGACAGGCGAAAATTCGGTTGAGATTGCAAAGAAAATGGCGGAGGAAAGCGGATATGCGGTGTGTATTCCGACAGGTACGGCGTCATACGGCGGTTGTAAGGATTGGTTTATAAAGGAGTTCGGAAAAGAGGGATTTACGGTGGAAATAGGTACGGGACAAAACCCTTTGCCGATGAGTATGCTTGATGAAGTGTATGATGAAAATGCCAAAATTGCTTTATGTGCCATGCATGAATGTGCATATAACTAA
- a CDS encoding L-ribulose-5-phosphate 4-epimerase, whose amino-acid sequence MLEELKQRVYEANMQLPKHGLVTFTWGNVSEIDRETGYFAIKPSGVDYDKLKPEDMVIMDLDGNKIEGKYNPSSDTATHIELYKAFPNIGGIVHTHSPWATSWAQSGRGIPCYGTTHADYMYGEIPCVRNLTKEEIDEAYEKNTGVLIVDFFKDKDYVAMPAVLCKNHGPFTWGKDGMEAVHNAVVLEEVAKMAARTEMINPKVQEAPQELKDKHYYRKHGANAYYGQNN is encoded by the coding sequence ATGTTAGAAGAATTAAAGCAAAGAGTTTACGAGGCTAATATGCAGTTACCAAAGCATGGACTTGTTACATTCACTTGGGGTAACGTAAGTGAAATTGACAGAGAAACAGGCTATTTTGCAATCAAGCCGTCGGGCGTTGATTACGATAAGCTAAAGCCTGAAGATATGGTTATTATGGACCTTGACGGTAACAAAATCGAAGGTAAATATAACCCATCATCAGACACAGCGACTCATATTGAGCTTTACAAAGCATTCCCTAATATCGGCGGTATCGTACATACACACTCACCTTGGGCAACAAGCTGGGCACAATCGGGACGCGGTATTCCTTGCTACGGTACAACTCACGCTGACTATATGTACGGCGAAATTCCATGCGTAAGAAATCTTACAAAGGAAGAAATCGACGAGGCATACGAAAAAAATACAGGCGTACTTATCGTTGACTTCTTCAAAGACAAAGATTACGTTGCAATGCCTGCCGTACTATGTAAAAATCACGGTCCTTTCACTTGGGGCAAAGACGGTATGGAGGCTGTTCACAATGCAGTCGTACTTGAAGAAGTTGCAAAAATGGCGGCGCGTACCGAAATGATTAATCCGAAAGTTCAAGAGGCACCTCAAGAATTAAAGGATAAACACTATTACAGAAAACACGGCGCAAACGCATATTACGGTCAAAACAATTAA
- a CDS encoding xylulokinase, with protein sequence MEQIKNAIQNGKTVLGIELGSTRIKAVLIDENNNPIASGSYEWENRLENGIWTYSLEDVWTGIQTSYKNMADDVKNQYGEELTKIGAIGFSAMMHGYMAFDENKELLVPFRTWRNSITGKAAAELTSLFDFNIPERWSIAHLYQAILNGEEHISKIKYLTTLAGYVHWKLTGEFVLGIGEASGMFPIDSASKDYNKGMIEKFDKLISNKNLPYTISDLLPKVLVAGENAGTLSEEGAKLLDTTGKLGAGIPLCPPEGDASTGMTATNSITKRTGNVSAGTSVFAMVVLEKPLSKAYPEIDIVTTPVGDDVAMVHVNNCTSDLNAWVNIFREYSAELGIEISTEKLYGTLYRKALEGDADCGGLLSYGYFSGENITGLEEGRQLFVRTPDSKFNLANMMRTHLYSALGTLKLGMDILLDKENVKLDRMFGHGGLFKTKDVGQKFMAAAINTPVSLMETAGEGGAWGIALLASYMLAKSENETLTDFLNNKVFSQSESYTLEPTDEDVKGFNEFAVRYKNGLPIEKAAVEYLKY encoded by the coding sequence ATGGAGCAGATTAAAAACGCAATTCAAAACGGCAAAACCGTACTCGGTATTGAGCTTGGCTCAACTCGTATAAAGGCAGTTTTGATTGACGAAAATAACAATCCTATTGCGTCCGGCAGTTACGAATGGGAAAACCGTTTGGAAAACGGTATTTGGACATACAGTCTTGAGGACGTTTGGACAGGTATTCAGACAAGCTACAAAAATATGGCTGACGACGTTAAAAATCAATACGGCGAAGAACTTACAAAAATCGGTGCAATAGGCTTCAGTGCTATGATGCACGGCTATATGGCATTTGACGAAAACAAGGAGCTTTTAGTTCCGTTCCGTACTTGGAGAAACAGCATAACAGGCAAAGCCGCCGCAGAACTTACAAGTCTTTTTGACTTCAATATTCCTGAAAGATGGAGCATTGCTCATCTTTATCAAGCGATTTTAAACGGAGAAGAACATATTTCAAAAATCAAGTATCTTACAACACTTGCCGGATATGTTCATTGGAAACTTACAGGTGAATTTGTACTCGGTATCGGCGAGGCGTCGGGTATGTTCCCTATCGACAGTGCATCAAAAGATTATAATAAGGGTATGATTGAGAAATTCGATAAGTTGATTTCAAATAAAAATCTTCCTTATACAATTTCAGACTTACTTCCAAAAGTGCTTGTTGCAGGAGAAAATGCCGGTACACTTTCAGAAGAGGGTGCAAAACTTCTTGACACAACAGGCAAACTCGGTGCAGGTATTCCGCTATGCCCTCCGGAGGGTGACGCCAGTACGGGTATGACCGCAACAAACAGCATTACAAAACGTACAGGAAACGTTTCAGCCGGTACGTCCGTATTTGCTATGGTTGTACTTGAAAAACCACTTTCAAAGGCTTATCCCGAAATTGATATAGTTACAACACCGGTCGGTGACGACGTTGCAATGGTACACGTAAACAACTGTACATCTGACCTTAATGCTTGGGTAAATATATTCAGAGAATATTCAGCCGAACTCGGTATTGAAATAAGTACGGAAAAGCTATACGGCACACTTTACAGAAAAGCTCTTGAAGGTGACGCAGACTGCGGAGGACTTCTTTCTTACGGATATTTCTCGGGCGAAAACATTACAGGTCTTGAAGAAGGCCGTCAGCTTTTCGTTCGTACACCGGACAGTAAGTTTAACCTTGCAAATATGATGAGAACTCACCTTTATTCCGCACTCGGAACATTAAAACTCGGTATGGATATTCTTCTTGACAAGGAAAATGTCAAGCTTGACAGAATGTTCGGTCACGGCGGATTGTTTAAAACAAAGGACGTTGGTCAGAAGTTTATGGCTGCCGCTATAAATACACCTGTTTCACTTATGGAAACAGCCGGTGAAGGCGGTGCGTGGGGTATCGCATTGCTTGCGTCATATATGCTTGCAAAATCAGAAAACGAAACACTTACCGATTTCCTTAACAACAAAGTATTCTCACAAAGTGAATCATACACACTTGAGCCGACAGACGAGGACGTTAAAGGATTTAACGAATTTGCTGTACGTTACAAGAACGGTCTGCCTATCGAAAAAGCGGCAGTTGAATATTTAAAATATTAG
- a CDS encoding ATP-binding protein: MEKDNVIVLRNIIEFSETEGVTSSAIKEYVATRLANDDNILSRLAQAGKFIGDDLYRLAKFDIEQIYKKLFSTQIKYAPSGNPIGFSNGYVASIRAITESKSAQELLDLLIEHYRKFGSGILAKYNAFRYDGELIGVSNTDDITFDSLVGIEYQKQVLIDNTKAFVSGKAANNVLLFGDRGTGKSSSVKALLNMFCDDGLRIIEMPKHCIKDIPSLSKVLAESPNKYIIFLDDLTFESHETEYRALKVAMEGQLQANPTNVLIYATSNRRHLIRENWSDREGGEIHVNDQMQETLSLSERFGISLVFSAPNQKEYLNIVSEMLKKHNIQMNADIEKEAVVWQMNYGGRSARCAKQFVTSYIAK; the protein is encoded by the coding sequence TTGGAAAAGGATAATGTTATCGTTTTAAGAAACATTATCGAATTTTCCGAAACGGAGGGCGTTACAAGCAGTGCAATAAAAGAATACGTTGCAACACGTCTTGCGAATGACGACAATATTTTATCACGTCTTGCACAGGCGGGTAAATTTATCGGAGACGACCTTTACAGACTTGCGAAGTTTGATATTGAGCAGATTTATAAGAAGCTGTTTTCAACTCAAATTAAGTACGCACCGTCAGGCAATCCTATCGGATTCAGTAACGGATATGTGGCGTCAATCAGAGCGATAACAGAGTCAAAGTCGGCACAGGAACTTCTTGATTTGCTTATCGAGCATTACAGAAAGTTCGGCAGCGGAATTTTGGCTAAGTATAATGCGTTTAGATATGACGGCGAACTTATCGGAGTATCGAATACTGATGATATTACTTTTGATTCGCTTGTCGGCATTGAGTATCAAAAACAAGTGTTGATTGATAATACAAAGGCGTTTGTCAGCGGTAAAGCGGCGAATAACGTATTGTTGTTCGGTGACAGAGGTACGGGTAAATCATCATCTGTAAAGGCACTTTTAAATATGTTCTGCGATGACGGACTTCGTATTATCGAAATGCCTAAGCATTGTATAAAGGATATACCGTCACTTTCAAAGGTGTTGGCTGAAAGCCCGAATAAGTACATAATATTCCTTGACGACCTTACTTTTGAATCACACGAAACAGAGTACAGAGCGTTAAAGGTTGCAATGGAGGGACAACTTCAGGCTAATCCTACAAACGTGCTTATATATGCAACGTCAAACAGAAGACATTTAATAAGAGAGAATTGGTCAGACAGAGAGGGCGGAGAAATCCACGTAAACGACCAAATGCAGGAAACACTTTCACTTTCGGAACGTTTCGGTATCAGTCTTGTATTCTCTGCACCTAACCAAAAAGAATATCTTAATATCGTTTCCGAAATGCTTAAAAAGCACAATATCCAAATGAATGCGGATATTGAAAAAGAGGCGGTAGTATGGCAGATGAACTACGGAGGCCGCAGTGCAAGATGTGCAAAACAGTTTGTAACGTCTTATATTGCAAAATAA
- a CDS encoding stalk domain-containing protein, translated as MKKLKKAVLAVLSAVLVVGNINAVFADGDISVRMNGIVSNDVSYINFTDTKPIQIDNRTLTPARAMAEAAGMEVEWDQPTQTALLTLKADANSDRPIERFASEAINKIDGLGLDMTPTSITAALRLNDSNAVIRYNFTDSDGDNVPFGKDYEMVSQAVFIEDGTLMIPIRDSMEMFGLDIEWYQDELCAEVNIPEEIDIPEGLAIIPNHGNGKYSADNLADNSIPSIDIEDVPVDNDQQLGTYLGKFKITHYCPCAICNGGWGAYTAWAGELIPGQTIAVNPKIIPKLSWVYVDGYGYRHAEDTGSGIGEYHIDMAVPTHSMAVALGVVYKDVYLVE; from the coding sequence ATGAAAAAATTAAAGAAAGCTGTTTTGGCAGTTTTATCAGCGGTATTGGTGGTAGGAAATATTAACGCAGTGTTCGCTGACGGTGATATAAGTGTAAGAATGAATGGGATTGTGTCGAATGACGTCAGTTACATAAATTTTACGGATACGAAACCTATACAAATCGATAACCGAACATTGACGCCCGCAAGGGCAATGGCGGAGGCTGCCGGTATGGAGGTTGAATGGGACCAGCCGACTCAGACCGCACTTTTGACGCTTAAAGCAGACGCAAATTCGGACAGACCGATAGAACGTTTTGCGTCAGAGGCGATTAATAAAATTGACGGTTTGGGGTTGGATATGACGCCGACAAGTATAACGGCAGCTTTAAGACTTAATGACAGCAACGCTGTTATTAGGTATAACTTTACCGATTCTGACGGCGATAATGTGCCGTTTGGCAAGGATTATGAAATGGTTTCGCAGGCTGTTTTCATAGAGGACGGTACACTTATGATACCGATACGTGATTCTATGGAAATGTTCGGACTTGATATTGAATGGTATCAAGATGAGCTTTGTGCGGAAGTTAATATCCCCGAAGAAATAGATATTCCCGAAGGGCTTGCAATAATTCCGAACCACGGAAACGGTAAATACAGCGCAGATAATCTTGCCGACAACTCAATTCCGAGTATAGATATTGAGGATGTGCCTGTTGACAATGATCAGCAACTCGGTACATATTTGGGTAAGTTTAAGATTACGCATTATTGCCCTTGTGCAATCTGTAACGGCGGTTGGGGAGCGTATACCGCCTGGGCGGGTGAGCTTATTCCCGGTCAGACCATTGCGGTGAACCCTAAAATTATTCCTAAATTAAGTTGGGTGTATGTTGACGGCTATGGTTACAGACACGCCGAAGATACCGGCAGCGGTATAGGTGAATATCATATTGATATGGCTGTGCCGACTCATTCAATGGCAGTGGCACTCGGTGTTGTATACAAAGATGTATATTTGGTTGAATAA